A region of Anticarsia gemmatalis isolate Benzon Research Colony breed Stoneville strain chromosome 10, ilAntGemm2 primary, whole genome shotgun sequence DNA encodes the following proteins:
- the Kdm3 gene encoding lysine demethylase 3 isoform X2 has product MAHGYGGGPPPPLLHLPPPPPPTLYNSELLWKQRYQPPIHPPLHHDIAADYLAASYDRERHERLLRDRRDQEQQRDMLEKQQKERKERERIEQEREREREREREREKQEREEKERRDQENAASKLVSRHFEESLRLANQKRDRMSWSLLHSLAPSRGAPAPEHERLRAPPPDGRYYSPPGHPPTHPSHPSHPSPRAPTSSPGDYCSPHARISIPSKPDKPTPHPSLPKGEPNFASYNYPAYRAYEKMKDQHLPAPPPLVPEKNSVIVKHDAKQIHLEQKHPYPSKPRSEPSPHYLPSRPYRTGPSPHAPPHPHPTLQTSPHAALPAQDKNARRMYQPPPPRSPAYYQTAPPVKPKVSSPAPPHIYGKPSNSPSPVHYAVAVEPPPMPLTKVEPPPVPYPPPYATSQRTRPPPPAHSRTPEPRPSPRAIVDSNSTSPCQLQPLDLGVARDDPDRLSPRRRGATDTPEADAKRRRLEEPPAPEPLIAAAAGTGRTPHGSEPAPQAPGPPCDVRVPSADGSVATPERAAGASPAPHLTPAASPAPATPVPPVAASPPTAAAPPPAPTPPAPPATPPVTPGAEADTPAKAAASPRNAGDAPVRHLGKKAWLQRHETAPIGEGDCSGGGGTCITLPMTINRVSEPDDSSSNIVVPVAAKSIQRGARKTSKPRKPKETNGRVDDAEEDSSSSDRESAAPPKRKPPKAKRKKGTVARKAGDEPKRKKASESGSESDKESDDKDSDSGGSGSGSGSTSSRRGGGGRARGRRTRGGGRGGRRRDEPPRRAPQPAPAARPSPDSFLQNGPCFEVAPRLAKCRECRWSPAQRDKDMPNIFCRFYAFRRLKYAKNRQLAIAGFSDPYKDAEEDDKKLWLSSSAGAAELDIEMSCFLLREIGDQFCELLQQEKEAESHHLNDDKTIAWKRVVQGVREMCDVCETTLFNFHWTCGKCGFVVCLDCYKSRTSGESANSTTETNNSTNASTTNGERDSFGWLTCTSGGAHPARRLLLTQIAAGGALDAAAARAHALRSAFALPPCACGAASPPAPATRAAARRLLHRALQNNVKKEESEEEGAAANGSSPVKSENGKTSGPVVSWLSDLPLKTEAEDEKSDSSSSDSEEGGNFSTLRELLIRPAPEGGETQPKKKRKKSRGDVLDDVISSVVDEKKDEDGEVKPFALSNVVKRYDRSGRGRDELPIRIMTLTESKLLYPDVPHAWLCDGKLLHLTDPMHPGNYKPFQDQWKRGQPVLVSDVSTILDKDLWSPESFSRDFGDTRVDLVNCASGLVVPYQLGRKFWDGFDLAAKRLRDERGAPMVLKLKDWPPGEDFAELLPARFDDLMRALPLGEYTSRNGKLNLAARLPECFVRPDLGPKMYTAYGGAGGTTNLHLDVSDAVNVMVHASAPADAPERAREAARAADEAGVDVLARRRARQKPPAALWHIYAAKDADKIRDFLVRAELERGARPRPQHDPVHDQTWYLDAALRERLYREYGVEGYAILQCPGDAVFIPAGAPHQVRNLLDCIKVAEDFVSPENVSRCFELAQQFRRLSRQHSNKEDKLQIKNIVYHAVKDSLCCLEEALAEAK; this is encoded by the exons GGATCGAAGGGATCAGGAGCAACAACGAGATATGCTGGAGAAGCAgcagaaagaaagaaaagagaGAGAACGGATAGAACAGGAACGGGAAAGGGAGAGGGAACGAGAGCGTGAGAGGGAGAAACAAGAAAGAGAAGAAAAAGAAAGGAGAGACCAAGAGAATGCTGCCTCAAAATTAGTGTCACGGCACTTCGAAGAATCTCTCAGGCTGGCTAATCAAAAG cgAGACCGCATGTCGTGGTCGCTACTGCACAGCTTGGCTCCGAGCCGCGGTGCTCCTGCACCCGAGCATGAGCGACTGCGCGCGCCACCCCCGGACGGCCGATATTACTCGCCGCCCGGACATCCGCCCACGCATCCTTCGCACCCCTCGCATCCCTCGCCGCGAGCTCCGACGTCTTCCCCAGGGGACTACTGTTCGCCACACGCGCGGATATCTATTCCCTCCAAACCTGATAAACCTACCCCCCATCCATCTCTCCCCAAGGGCGAGCCTAACTTTGCGTCTTATAACTACCCGGCCTACCGCGCCTATGAAAAGATGAAGGACCAGCATCTGCCGGCGCCACCTCCGCTGGTCCCAGAGAAAAACTCTGTGATAGTCAAGCACGACGCCAAACAAATTCATCTAGAACAGAAACATCCTTATCCAAGTAAACCCCGCAGCGAGCCGTCCCCTCACTACCTCCCGTCACGGCCGTACCGGACGGGACCCTCACCCCATGCACCACCACATCCGCATCCTACGCTGCAGACGTCGCCGCACGCTGCGCTGCCAGCGCAGGACAAGAACGCGCGGCGGATGTACCAGCCTCCTCCACCGCGCTCGCCAGCCTATTATCAGACTGCGCCACCAGTCAAGCCTAAAGTGTCCAGTCCGGCGCCTCCTCACATATACGGCAAGCCAAGCAACTCTCCGAGTCCAGTACATTATGCGGTCGCGGTTGAACCGCCGCCAATGCCGCTCACAAAGGTGGAACCTCCACCAGTACCCTATCCTCCCCCTTATGCGACGAGCCAGCGTACGCGACCTCCGCCCCCTGCACATTCGCGGACACCGGAGCCCCGTCCATCGCCGCGGGCGATCGTCGACTCAAATTCAACCTCACCCTGCCAACTGCAGCCGCTCGATCTTGGAGTGGCGCGTGACGACCCTGACCGCCTCTCACCGAGGCGGCGGGGAGCCACCGATACTCCTGAGGCGGACGCGAAGCGGCGACGACTCGAGGAACCACCTGCGCCGGAGCCACTTATAGCAGCCGCCGCAGGGACGGGCCGAACACCTCATGGCTCAGAGCCGGCACCACAAGCTCCCGGCCCTCCTTGCGATGTCCGCGTGCCCTCTGCCGACGGAAGCGTGGCCACTCCAGAACGTGCGGCCGGTGCTTCCCCTGCGCCACATCTTACTCCGGCGGCGAGTCCGGCCCCGGCGACTCCTGTGCCGCCGGTAGCTGCATCACCTCCGACCGCAGCGGCACCTCCACCAGCTCCTACTCCACCGGCACCGCCGGCCACACCGCCGGTGACGCCAGGTGCGGAAGCCGACACACCTGCTAAGGCGGCCGCATCTCCACGCAATGCTGGTGACGCACCCGTTCGTCATCTTGGTAAAAAAGCGTGGCTCCAGCGACATGAAACCGCGCCAATCGGCGAAGGAGATTGCTCCGGAGGTGGTGGTACATGTATCACTCTGCCAATGACGATAAATCGAGTTTCGGAGCCAGATGACTCGAGTTCGAATATAGTAGTACCCGTCGCGGCAAAATCTATCCAAAGAGGTGCCCGCAAAACTTCAAAACCACGAAAACCAAAAGAGACGAATGGTCGCGTTGATGATGCGGAAGAAGACAGCTCGAGCTCAGATCGAGAGTCTGCCGCCCCACCTAAACGTAAACCGCCAAAGGCGAAGCGGAAAAAAGGAACAGTAGCGCGGAAAGCGGGAGATGAACCGAAGCGAAAAAAGGCTTCTGAGAGTGGTAGTGAAAGTGATAAAGAGAGCGATGATAAAGACTCTGATTCAGGCGGTAGTGGTAGTGGAAGTGGGAGTACATCCAGCCGGCGCGGCGGTGGCGGCAGGGCGAGAGGCCGGCGAACGCGAGGTGGTGGTCGCGGTGGCAGGAGACGAGACGAGCCCCCGCGACGTGCGCCACAGCCTGCGCCAGCCGCACGTCCCTCGCCGGACTCTTTTTTACAAAACGGTCCATGTTTTGAGGTGGCCCCACGCCTTGCCAAGTGTCGCGAGTGCCGTTGGTCCCCCGCTCAACGCGACAAGGACATGCCGAACATATTTTGCCGTTTCTACGCTTTCCGAAGACTGAAGTACGCCAAAAACAGACAGCTGGCAATCGCCGGTTTCTCGGACCCTTACAAGGATGCCGAGGAG GATGATAAAAAGCTATGGCTATCGTCATCTGCCGGTGCGGCCGAATTAGACATCGAGATGAGTTGCTTCCTTTTGAGGGAGATCGGAGACCAGTTCTGTGAACTGTTACAACAGGAGAAGGAGGCTGAATCCCATCATTTGAACGAtg ATAAAACGATAGCATGGAAAAGAGTAGTGCAGGGTGTGAGAGAGATGTGCGACGTCTGTGAGACTACTTTATTCAATTTCCACTGGACATGTGGCAAGTGCGGCTTCGTCGTATGTTTGGACTGTTATAAG tcGCGGACGTCGGGCGAATCTGCCAATTCTACGACAGAAACTAACAACTCCACCAACGCCAGTACGACCAACGGCGAAAGAGATTCCTTCGG GTGGCTGACGTGCACGTCCGGTGGCGCGCACCCCGCGCGGCGCCTGCTGCTGACGCAGatcgcggcgggcggcgcgctggacgcggcggcggcgcgagcACACGCGCTGCGCTCCGCCTTCGCGCTGCCGCCCTGCGCCTGTGGCGCCGcctcgccgcccgcgcccgccaccCGCGCCGCTGCACGCCGCCTGCTGCACCGAGCGCTACAAAAC AATGTCAAGAAAGAGGAGTCCGAGGAGGAGGGCGCCGCGGCGAACGGTTCGTCGCCGGTCAAGTCGGAGAACGGCAAGACGAGCGGCCCGGTCGTCAGTTGGCTCTCGGACCTGCCCCTGAAGACGGAGGCCGAGGACGAGAAGTCAGACTCGAGCTCTTCCGATTCGGAGGAGGGCGGCAACTTTTCGACGCTGCGGGAGCTTCTCATCCGGCCGGCGCCGGAGGGCGGCGAGACGCAGCCGAAAAAGAAACGGAAGAAGAGCCGGGGCGACGTTCTCGACGACGTCATCTCTAGCGTCGTAGACGAGAAGAAGGACGAGGACGGCGAGGTGAAGCCCTTCGCGCTATCCAACGTCGTGAAGCGCTACGACCGAAGCGGACGCGGCCGCGACGAGCTGCCCATCCGCATCATGACGCTCACCGAGTCCAAGCTCCTGTACCCCGACGTGCCGCACGCCTGGCTCTGCGACGGCAAGCTGCTGCACCTCACTGACCCCATGCATCCTGGAAATTATAAACCTTTCCAG gacCAATGGAAACGTGGTCAACCAGTTCTAGTCTCAGACGTATCTACTATCCTAGATAAAGACTTATGGAGTCCCGAAAGCTTTTCGCGAGACTTCGGTGACACGCGAGTGGACTTAGTCAACTGTGCGTCCGGTTTAGTGGTACCTTACCAGCTGGGCAGAAAGTTCTGGGACGGTTTCGATCTAGCCGCGAAGAGACTGCGGGACGAACGCGGCGCTCCCATGGTGCTCAAACTGAAAGACTGGCCGCCGGGCGAGGACTTCGCCGAGCTGCTGCCCGCGCGCTTCGACGATCTCATGCGGGCGCTGCCGCTCGGCGAGTACACGTCGCGCAACGGCAAGCTCAACCTGGCCGCGCGCCTGCCCGAGTGCTTCGTGCGGCCCGACCTGGGGCCCAAGATGTACACGGCGTACGGCGGCGCCGGCGGCACCACCAACCTGCACCTGGACGTCAGCGACGCCGTCAACGTCATGGTGCACGCCTCGGCGCCGGCCGACGCCCCGGAGCGGGCCCGCGAGGCGGCGCGCGCGGCCGACGAGGCGGGCGTGGACGTGCTggcgcgccgccgcgcccgccagaAGCCGCCCGCGGCGCTGTGGCACATCTACGCCGCCAAGGACGCCGACAAGATCCGCGACTTCCTGGTGCGCGCCGAGCTGGAGCGCGGCGCCCGGCCGCGGCCGCAGCACGACCCCGTGCACGACCAGACGTGGTACCTGGACGCGGCGCTGCGCGAGCGCCTGTACCGCGAGTACGGCGTGGAGGGCTACGCCATCCTGCAGTGCCCCGGCGACGCCGTGTTCATCCCGGCCGGCGCGCCGCACCAGGTGCGGAACCTGCTGGACTGCATCAAGGTCGCCGAGGACTTCGTGTCGCCCGAGAACGTGTCGCGGTGCTTCGAGCTCGCGCAGCAGTTCCGACGGTTGTCCCGCCAGCACTCGAACAAGGAGGACAAGCTGCAGATAAAGAATATCGTGTACCACGCGGTAAAGGATTCTCTGTGCTGCCTCGAGGAGGCGCTCGCCGAAGCCAAGTGA
- the LOC142976167 gene encoding uncharacterized protein LOC142976167, which yields MRASTLFVFALVIVAVSCRPDKPDLKQVKAEAARKKACMHDCSSVGIDPVCAGKQGEKPKSFGNECVMNNYNCEHKDTLHKISKGECPGSDGIRLS from the exons ATGAGGGCTTCTACATTGTTTGTTTTCG CGTTGGTGATAGTAGCGGTATCGTGTCGCCCGGACAAGCCGGACCTGAAGCAAGTGAAGGCGGAGGCAGCTCGCAAGAAGGCGTGCATGCACGACTGCAGCTCCGTGGGCATAGACCCCGTGTGCGCCGGGAAGCAGGGCGAGAAGCCCAAGTCCTTCGGCAACGAGTGCGTCATGAACAACTACAACTGCGAACACAAGGATA cgCTCCACAAGATCAGCAAAGGCGAATGTCCCGGATCTGATGGAATCCGTCTCTCCTAA
- the LOC142976075 gene encoding uncharacterized protein LOC142976075 — MLNGKILFCVVLVAAWNEAQSASLPFLTSRLGDSYEAYEGGESAEMRVPAVIMRARVREGVPPPLCAGRCRAPPTGPVCAFDAAGTARTFATLCELEAVSCRESTYYAITSLGEC; from the exons ATGTTAAACGGGAAGATTTTGTTCTGCGTAGTTTTAGTTGCTg CATGGAACGAAGCACAGTCAGCGAGTCTTCCGTTCCTGACGTCCCGCCTCGGTGATTCCTATGAGGCGTACGAAGGAGGCGAGAGTGCGGAGATGCGAGTGCCGGCGGTGATCATGAGGGCCAGAGTGCGGGAGGGTGTCCCTCCCCCGCTCTGTGCAGGCAGGTGCAGAGCTCCTCCCACCGGGCCAGTGTGTGCTTTTGATGCTGCCGGCACAGCCAGGACTTTTGCCACGTTATGCGAATTGGAAGCTGTGTCGTGTCGCGAGAGTACAT ATTATGCGATCACGAGTCTGGGTGAATGCTGA
- the LOC142975935 gene encoding uncharacterized protein LOC142975935: protein MNKLCILFVIAVFSNGAFGQQDSSEDLDDRYGFNQFPGQNRFPGQNQFPGQNQFPGQNQFPGQNQFPGQNQFPGQGQFPWPDLFPNPNQNQNQNRPRPTTTSTTPAPSGSTTQSAAVAQCIATCPVTPEYNPVCGSDNVTYTNPGRLGCAQFCGVNVSQVRMSPCPTAPAAQ, encoded by the exons ATGAACAAGCTGTGTATTTTATTCGTAATTG CTGTCTTCTCCAATGGCGCCTTTGGACAACAGGACAGCAGTGAAGATTTAGACGACAGATATGGTTTTAACCAATTCCCAGGACAAAACCGGTTCCCGGGACAGAATCAATTCCCTGGTCAGAATCAGTTCCCTGGCCAAAATCAATTCCCTGGCCAAAATCAATTCCCAGGACAGAATCAATTCCCAGGACAGGGTCAGTTCCCATGGCCAGACCTATTTCCCAACCCAAACCAAAACCAAAACCAAAATCGTCCTAGACCGACAACGACATCTACAACACCCGCCCCCTCTGGAAG CACCACCCAGTCGGCTGCGGTTGCTCAGTGCATAGCGACCTGCCCCGTCACCCCTGAATACAACCCCGTCTGTGGCAGCGACAACGTCACCTACACGAACCCAGGAAGACTTGGATGCGCTCAGTTCTGTGGAGTCA ATGTGTCCCAAGTCAGAATGTCGCCCTGCCCGACTGCACCGGCCGCGCAATAG